The following coding sequences lie in one Hippopotamus amphibius kiboko isolate mHipAmp2 chromosome 17, mHipAmp2.hap2, whole genome shotgun sequence genomic window:
- the KRT39 gene encoding keratin, type I cytoskeletal 39: MSSPVDHETTDFEINQSWVHTLDTKGCITTMSSSMPCQSCSRITNSRTIFSNTSCQSGGLEANSCQPTGHVLRIPQSQGFQSTPCFCLTPLCLISNFNACSSLDDCVWCGDGTNSNEKETMQILNNRLANYLEKVRMMERENAALECKIQEECNKELPVICPGYPSYYATIEELQQKILCTKAENSRLVSQIDNTKLTADDLRAKYEAEVSLRQLVEADVNGLQQILNALTLGKADLEAQAQSLKEERLCFINNHEEEINPLQSQLGDRLNTEVTTSPTVDLNQLLQEMRCQYESIIETNRRDVEQWFNAQMEELNQQGETSTQQQQCFQKEIIELRHTMNTLEIELQAQHRMRDSQECVLAETEARYTALLAQIQCLMDNLEAQLAEIRGALERQNQEYEVLLDVKSQLECEITTYRSLLESSDSKLPCHPCATKCEPSTCTSSKAEAMECTAPVHTASSSTHGILKSHSARRTLPRILVKICTITEEIKDGKVISSHKHVQPCFITKTAKV; the protein is encoded by the exons AGACGACAGACTTTGAAATAAACCAAAGCTGGGTACACACTTTGGATACCAAGGGCTGTATAACAACTATGTCTTCTTCAATGCCATGTCAAAGCTGTTCTAGAATTACAAATTCAAGAACCATCTTTTCTAACACCAGCTGCCAGAGTGGTGGTCTTGAAGCCAACAGCTGTCAACCAACTGGCCATGTTCTGAGAATTCCCCAGTCCCAGGGCTTCCAATCTACTCCTTGCTTTTGTCTCACACCCCTCTGCTTAATAAGCAACTTCAACGCCTGTTCCTCTCTGGATGACTGTGTCTGGTGTGGTGATGGCACCAACAGTAATGAGAAAGAGACCATGCAAATCTTGAACAACCGCCTTGCTAACTACCTGGAAAAGGTACGAATGATGGAAAGAGAGAATGCCGCACTGGAGTGTAAAATCCAGGAAGAGTGTAACAAAGAGCTCCCAGTCATATGTCCTGGCTACCCATCCTACTATGCTACCATTGAGGAGCTCCAGCAGAAG ATCTTGTGTACCAAGGCTGAAAATTCCAGACTGGTCTCACAAATTGACAACACCAAACTGACTGCTGATGACTTGAGAGCCAA GTACGAAGCTGAGGTGTCCCTACGCCAGCTAGTTGAGGCAGATGTCAATGGCCTACAGCAGATCCTGAATGCACTGACCCTGGGCAAGGCTGACCTGGAGGCACAAGCCCAGTCTCTGAAGGAGGAGCGTCTTTGCTTCATAAACAACCATGAGGAG gAAATCAATCCTTTACAGAGCCAGCTTGGGGACAGACTCAACACTGAAGTGACCACTTCCCCAACTGTTGACCTAAACCAGCTTCTACAAGAAATGAGATGTCAATATGAGTCCATCATAGAGACAAACCGCAGAGATGTGGAACAGTGGTTCAACGCACAG ATGGAGGAACTGAACCAGCAGGGGGAGACCAGCACTCAACAGCAGCAGTGCTTCCAGAAGGAGATCATTGAACTGAGACATACCATGAACACTCTAGAGATTGAACTGCAGGCCCAGCACCGAATG AGAGATTCCCAGGAATGTGTCCTGGCAGAGACAGAGGCCCGCTACACAGCCTTGCTGGCCCAGATCCAGTGCCTGATGGATAACCTAGAGGCTCAGTTGGCAGAGATCCGAGGGGCCCTGGAAAGACAAAACCAAGAATACGAGGTTCTCCTGGATGTCAAGTCCCAGTTGGAGTGTGAGATTACCACATACCGCAGCCTTCTGGAGAGCTCAGACAGCAA GCTTCCCTGTCACCCATGTGCCACCAAATGTGAGCCTTCCACTTGCACATCCAGTAAGGCTGAAGCCATGGAATGCACAGCCCCAGTTCACACAGCATCCTCATCCACTCATGGGATACTTAAGTCCCACAGTGCCCGCAGAACCCTGCCGCGAATTCTGGTTAAAATCTGCACCATCACCGAGGAGATTAAGGATGGGAAAGTCATTTCTTCTCACAAGCACGTGCAGCCTTGCTTCATCACCAAAACTGCCAAAGTCTGA